The following proteins are co-located in the Candida dubliniensis CD36 chromosome 3, complete sequence genome:
- a CDS encoding tRNA guanosine-2'-o-methyltransferase, putative (Similar to S. cerevisiae TRM11;~In S. cerevisiae: catalytic subunit of an adoMet-dependent tRNA methyltransferase complex (Trm11p-Trm112p), required for the methylation of the guanosine nucleotide at position 10 (m2G10) in tRNAs; contains a THUMP domain and a methyltransferase domain), with product MKDYLIHLASTFPKFRIAELEALADLYNIDVDLSNHNEDSTFLVVSLENDEQARQLISRSIMSFGIYELWGYGETYDKLHEDVRAKSADKFENYKDVSFKFDFKNFRGRPSNKAKVKIIESFSYLPFEGKIDLKNPDEIFTVVEEYKYNDRAKSETPIHIWFTRQLQLSERSNGLVEKYDLKKRNYIGTTSFEAELSLVTCNLAQIAPGKITYDPFTGTGSFLVAAAHFGGYPIGSDIDVRMLNGKGKDKNVKSNFKQYGTSGNFIDVLTMDFTHNALRKDFQIDSIVCDPPYGVREGLRVLGAKNEEKAAGREHDIFDGEIAYLRREFIPPKKPYSLANLLEDLLQFASERLPVGGRLAFWMPTANDNFEETQIPQHERLELLHCLEQSFNQWSRRLLVYVKRDESYKGITSNGLKEKNIRDFRVRYFKRFIDKNE from the coding sequence atgaaagattACCTTATACATCTTGCTCTGACATTTCCCAAGTTCAGGATAGCGGAGTTGGAAGCATTAGCAGATTTATACAATATAGATGTGGATTTGTCTAATCATAATGAAGATTCTACATTTTTAGTGGTTTCATTGGAAAACGATGAACAAGCTCgtcaattgatttcaagaTCTATCATGTCGTTTGGAATCTATGAGTTGTGGGGTTACGGAGAAACTTACGATAAACTTCATGAAGATGTCCGAGCAAAGTCAGCTgacaaatttgaaaattacAAGGATGTTTCgttcaaatttgatttcaaaaacttTCGAGGAAGACCCAGCAACAAGGCAAAAGTCAAGATTATTGAGTCCTTTTCATATTTGCCATTTGAAGGAAAaatagatttgaaaaatccaGACGAGATATTTACCGTAGTGgaagaatataaatataatgataGGGCTAAAAGTGAAACTCCAATTCACATTTGGTTTACAAGACAACTTCAATTGAGTGAAAGATCAAACGGGTTAGTAGAAAAGTATGACTTGAAAAAACGAAATTACATAGGAACAACGTCTTTTGAAGCCGAATTATCATTGGTTACTTGCAATCTAGCACAAATAGCACCAGGCAAAATCACATATGACCCATTTACAGGAACCGGTTCATTTCTAGTGGCAGCAGCACATTTTGGTGGATATCCTATTGGATCTGATATTGATGTTAGAATGCTCAATGGTAAAGGTAAAGATAAAAAtgtgaaatcaaatttcaaacaataTGGTACTTCTGGCAATTTCATCGATGTATTGACAATGGATTTTACTCATAATGCCCTTCGTAAAGATTTCCAAATagattcaattgtttgtgATCCACCATATGGTGTAAGAGAGGGACTTCGTGTGTTGGGTGCTAAGAACGAAGAAAAAGCAGCTGGGCGTGAACATGACATCTTTGATGGAGAAATTGCATATCTTAGACGTGAGTTTATTCCACCTAAGAAACCGTACCTGTTGGCCAATTTATTGGAAGATTTGTTGCAATTTGCCAGCGAGAGATTACCAGTCGGTGGTAGATTGGCATTTTGGATGCCTACAGCAAATGACAACTTTGAAGAAACACAAATACCTCAACACGAGCGATTAGAGTTGTTACATTGTTTAGAACAACTGTTTAATCAGTGGTCGAGAAGGTTATTAGTGTACGTTAAAAGAGACGAATCTTATAAAGGCATAACCAGCAATGGgttgaaagagaaaaacATCCGCGATTTTAGAGTAAGATACTTTAAGAggtttattgataaaaatgaataa
- a CDS encoding cleavage and polyadenylation factor CF I component, putative (Similar to S. cerevisiae HRP1;~In S. cerevisiae: ubunit of cleavage factor I, a five-subunit complex required for the cleavage and polyadenylation of pre-mRNA 3' ends), with translation MSLEDDEALFEDLYGDDEKQEEKQDTIQKEVEKETTVSETAPASAPASASGPAPATENDSSAQNKTTTEGESETVPPPPPPPPPPSQPVPSNGDVNAQYNTTQDVSNATPTAPTSVPAGMPQFPFDPAQFQQYAAANGLQFPGNTTSQQNFDTTGGVPPPPPVPAPVPAPAPGPAASTETAGGPSRKCFIGGLSWDTTEEALVSHFQKYGNIVDYTIMKDSATGRSRGFGFLTFEDAKSVDALLKDRHVLDGKLIDPKRAISKEDQEKVGKIFVGGIDPMVTEEEFDNFFSQFGKIIDCQLMIDKDTGRSRGFGFVTYDSPAAVDKVCVNKYLTLKGKAMEVKRAAPRGQHNQQVMMQQQQQQQAQQAQQQQAQQQAMYPYGSYGFQQMNAGTMNPAMSQEYMRYYQWFMYQQAQAAQQQQQQQQQQSATSASPEAQPAQPLNPQQQAAEEESEKSEEPPRPAIPTGPKRAPPTGPSYRGGGRGGGRGGYRRGRGYHPYSRGGRR, from the coding sequence atgtCACTTGAAGACGACGAAGCCCTTTTCGAAGATTTATATGGAGACGACGAAAAACAAGAGGAAAAGCAGGATACAATTCAAAAAGAGgtagaaaaagaaactacTGTTTCCGAAACTGCTCCTGCTTCTGCTCCTGCTTCTGCTTCTGGTCCTGCTCCTGCTACTGAGAATGATAGTTCTGCTCAAAATAAAACCACTACTGAAGGTGAATCAGAAACAGTTCCACCGccacctccaccaccaccaccaccatcacaACCAGTCCCATCTAATGGTGATGTCAATGCTCAATATAATACAACTCAAGATGTTTCTAACGCTACCCCAACAGCACCAACGTCAGTTCCTGCTGGAATGCCTCAATTTCCTTTCGATCCTGctcaatttcaacaatatgCTGCTGCAAATGGTCTCCAATTTCCAGGAAACACTACTAGTCAACAAAACTTTGATACAACTGGAGGCGtcccaccaccaccaccagtgCCAGCACCAGTGccagcaccagcaccagGACCGGCTGCATCTACAGAGACAGCTGGAGGACCTTCAAGAAAATGTTTTATTGGTGGTCTTTCCTGGGATACGACAGAGGAAGCATTGGTATCCCATTTCCAAAAATATGgtaatattgttgattaCACGATTATGAAAGATAGTGCAACAGGTCGTTCCCGtggatttggatttttgACATTTGAAGACGCTAAATCTGTGGATGCATTGCTTAAAGACAGACACGTTTTAGATGGGAAGTTAATTGATCCCAAGAGAGCCATTTCAAAAGAAGATCAAGAAAAAGTTGGTAAAATATTTGTTGGTGGTATTGATCCTATGGTtactgaagaagaatttgacaatttcttttcacaATTTGggaaaattattgattgtcaattgatgattgaTAAAGATACTGGTAGATCTCGtggatttggatttgtCACTTATGATTCACCTGCTGCTGTTGATAAAGTTTGtgttaataaatatttaacaTTAAAGGGTAAAGCTATGGAAGTTAAACGTGCTGCTCCAAGAGGACAACATAATCAACAAGTTATGatgcaacaacaacaacaacaacaagcacAACAAgcacaacagcaacaagcacaacaacaagcaaTGTACCCATATGGTTCTTATGGGTTTCAACAAATGAATGCTGGTACCATGAACCCAGCTATGAGTCAAGAATATATGAGATATTATCAATGGTTTATGTATCAACAAGCCCAAGCTgcacaacaacaacaacaacaacaacagcaacaactgGCAACTCTGGCATCTCCAGAGGCACAACCGGCACAGCCATTGAatccacaacaacaagcaGCAGAAGAAGAGTCTGAAAAATCAGAGGAACCTCCTAGACCTGCCATTCCAACTGGTCCAAAGAGAGCTCCACCAACTGGTCCTTCTTATAGAGGTGGTGGCAGAGGCGGTGGCAGAGGTGGCTACAGAAGAGGCAGAGGGTATCATCCATATAGCAGAGGTGGACGTAGATAA